A genomic segment from Gilvibacter sp. SZ-19 encodes:
- the arsC gene encoding arsenate reductase (glutaredoxin) (This arsenate reductase requires both glutathione and glutaredoxin to convert arsenate to arsenite, after which the efflux transporter formed by ArsA and ArsB can extrude the arsenite from the cell, providing resistance.), which produces MITIYHNPRCRKSREGLQALEASGLDHKVRLYLNDPLTAAELTQLLGQLGITADALIRKGEAIWKSDFKGKSLSEKELIAAMVSHPKLIERPILSDGQKAVVGRPIDAVQDFLQNII; this is translated from the coding sequence ATGATCACCATATATCATAATCCGCGTTGCAGAAAATCTAGAGAAGGACTACAAGCCCTTGAGGCAAGTGGTTTGGACCATAAAGTTCGCTTGTATTTGAACGATCCTTTAACTGCTGCGGAATTGACCCAGCTGCTAGGGCAACTGGGGATAACGGCAGATGCCTTGATCCGTAAAGGCGAGGCTATCTGGAAATCTGATTTTAAAGGTAAAAGCCTGTCAGAAAAAGAGTTAATAGCCGCTATGGTGTCACATCCAAAACTAATAGAGCGTCCTATTTTAAGCGATGGTCAAAAAGCAGTGGTTGGTAGACCTATCGATGCGGTTCAAGATTTTTTACAAAACATTATATAA
- a CDS encoding carbohydrate kinase family protein, which produces MYKIAVLGPIPRDHIVTHHGEVIQKYGAATHTAIALSKLLGDQGVVYPVTHVRKVDYQGVLDVLAPYENINTDHISAASDQGDVIQLQFLDQNNRKEKQTAFMPPITPEDVAPLLDCDVFVCVPVTDFEVPLETLQYIKNNSEATVVFDAHGPTTALTHRGDRVTKFWVDRDRWLPYIDVLKMNLEEANCSWFKNEYDLGELATHDAMSESQLPEFASHCLKQGLKSLYVTLDARGVMVYSLKAGELHAEHVAPVIVDHVVDTTGCGDSFAGGIAFGLLEEDTAYVKAAQYGNAMGAQRTQGKTFEVFRSLAETDAMIVAGHISGKSPKA; this is translated from the coding sequence ATGTATAAAATTGCAGTTTTAGGTCCGATCCCAAGGGATCATATAGTCACACACCACGGAGAAGTGATCCAAAAATACGGAGCAGCTACCCATACGGCCATAGCCTTGTCCAAACTTCTGGGCGACCAAGGCGTTGTGTATCCGGTAACGCATGTTCGCAAAGTGGACTATCAGGGTGTACTCGATGTATTGGCTCCCTATGAAAACATCAATACAGATCATATCTCTGCTGCTAGTGACCAAGGCGATGTGATCCAACTACAGTTCTTAGATCAGAATAACAGAAAAGAAAAACAAACGGCCTTTATGCCGCCAATAACCCCAGAAGATGTAGCGCCACTGCTGGATTGCGATGTTTTTGTCTGTGTCCCTGTTACCGATTTCGAAGTTCCTTTAGAGACCCTACAATATATAAAGAACAACAGTGAGGCCACCGTGGTTTTTGATGCCCATGGCCCCACCACTGCCCTGACCCATCGCGGAGATCGCGTGACCAAGTTTTGGGTGGATCGCGACCGTTGGCTTCCCTATATCGATGTTTTGAAGATGAATTTGGAAGAGGCGAATTGCAGCTGGTTTAAGAACGAATACGATCTGGGTGAGTTGGCTACGCACGATGCCATGAGTGAATCACAACTCCCGGAATTTGCCTCGCATTGTTTAAAACAAGGACTAAAATCGCTCTATGTTACCTTAGATGCACGCGGCGTTATGGTCTACAGCCTAAAAGCGGGCGAGCTGCATGCCGAGCACGTTGCCCCGGTCATTGTGGATCATGTTGTAGATACTACGGGTTGCGGAGATTCCTTTGCCGGAGGTATTGCCTTTGGTCTTTTAGAAGAGGACACGGCCTATGTCAAGGCGGCACAATACGGCAATGCTATGGGAGCACAGCGCACTCAAGGAAAGACATTTGAAGTGTTTCGCTCTCTTGCAGAAACTGATGCAATGATCGTGGCCGGTCATATCTCGGGTAAATCTCCAAAGGCGTAA